The Verrucomicrobium spinosum DSM 4136 = JCM 18804 genome includes a region encoding these proteins:
- the sctW gene encoding type III secretion system gatekeeper subunit SctW: MNFNADIRGLVGAFSSKQGASESVSEGMRQEGLFRGQEVVQQDATSALADAAEEMSFAAAEKVEKKLSERKAGSKEAMKLTTTDLADKYVNMMSQSGSSHKLHEFLDSLKKMGGRATEEQIRQMAKEHFGDVSEQYAALSFAEEALEAEGVEEELRAKIGNVKAALMKEAGPAIRAGLNIAADVMSFAKQGLEQVERLRDLYRYAVLGRDTASSMYQSIMQRYGEKRFDQALEFLIRAAASDLDSHGLGPSMERAHLETAVNNVNHVQYLGNLYRTLSDLLERVRNPMPFRFGYAR; this comes from the coding sequence ATGAACTTCAATGCCGACATCCGGGGGCTCGTGGGAGCTTTCTCCTCCAAACAGGGGGCTTCCGAGTCCGTCTCCGAAGGCATGCGGCAGGAAGGCTTGTTCCGGGGGCAGGAGGTGGTGCAGCAAGATGCCACTTCTGCCTTGGCCGACGCGGCTGAGGAGATGAGTTTCGCCGCCGCTGAAAAGGTGGAGAAAAAATTGTCTGAGCGTAAAGCCGGCTCGAAAGAGGCGATGAAGCTCACGACGACGGACCTGGCAGACAAGTACGTCAACATGATGAGCCAGTCCGGCTCATCCCACAAGCTCCACGAGTTTCTGGACTCCCTGAAAAAGATGGGTGGGCGGGCCACGGAGGAGCAGATCCGTCAGATGGCCAAGGAACACTTTGGCGATGTCAGCGAACAGTATGCTGCGCTTTCCTTTGCCGAGGAGGCGCTTGAGGCCGAGGGCGTGGAAGAAGAACTGCGGGCCAAGATTGGCAACGTCAAAGCCGCGCTCATGAAGGAGGCGGGTCCAGCCATCCGGGCCGGGCTCAACATCGCTGCGGATGTGATGTCCTTCGCCAAGCAGGGGCTGGAGCAGGTGGAGCGGTTGCGCGACCTCTACCGGTACGCCGTCCTGGGACGCGACACCGCGTCGTCCATGTACCAGTCCATCATGCAGCGCTATGGCGAGAAGCGGTTTGATCAAGCGCTGGAGTTCCTGATCCGGGCCGCCGCCAGTGATTTGGATTCTCATGGTCTGGGGCCTTCGATGGAGCGGGCACACCTCGAAACGGCCGTCAACAACGTCAATCACGTGCAATACCTCGGCAATCTCTACCGGACCCTCTCTGACCTGCTGGAACGAGTCCGCAACCCCATGCCTTTCCGATTTGGATATGCCCGATGA
- the sctE gene encoding type III secretion system translocon subunit SctE has product MNISNNPNIPFINPQELLGGADLNDIKKAAKESVLKALEMLGTIIAGANAGAKDGAPGLEAPKATLMQKVTDLTLRIALLQQALDELQTQVSKTVIDGRMKEVDQAHKEQLQNLETQLKEMKEAVEKQQEANKKGNVFQAIASWVMAAVDIVSAVFSIVAAAANFVAGNWAGTVGMIAAAGAQLCSAGCNIALAIDATDKAMGGDGVLSEAQKQAINGVMIGCAVVAGIGGLIGGLGGITMGLKEGMKAALKEIGKAGVHQSIGQTLKAASIMAKQAMMTAMQNLANPLISKLGGALGKQMLENSMKEMVKSTMKELTKQGIDSLTEVVVKEALKATYKACVSAFKATAIWGIQMAATQGLVKGISKITEGVVKLEIQDLMKQAADAMKEAELAEAAAKALEAMITLLKKTIEDLQAQLEEMLNSAMETMSILFQAIDDSAQTMTQLHQTQAA; this is encoded by the coding sequence CACCATCATTGCTGGGGCCAATGCCGGTGCCAAGGATGGAGCACCAGGGCTCGAGGCACCCAAGGCGACCCTCATGCAGAAGGTCACGGACCTGACGCTGCGGATTGCCCTGCTTCAGCAAGCTCTGGACGAACTTCAGACGCAGGTTTCAAAGACGGTCATCGACGGTCGGATGAAGGAGGTGGACCAGGCCCACAAGGAACAACTCCAGAACCTTGAGACACAGCTCAAGGAGATGAAGGAAGCGGTGGAAAAGCAGCAGGAGGCCAACAAGAAGGGCAACGTCTTCCAGGCCATCGCGAGCTGGGTGATGGCAGCGGTGGACATTGTCTCTGCCGTTTTCAGCATCGTCGCTGCCGCCGCCAACTTTGTCGCGGGCAACTGGGCGGGCACGGTGGGGATGATTGCGGCCGCAGGGGCGCAGCTCTGTTCTGCCGGGTGTAATATCGCCTTAGCCATTGATGCCACGGACAAGGCCATGGGTGGAGATGGCGTCCTGAGTGAAGCCCAAAAACAGGCCATCAACGGTGTTATGATTGGATGCGCCGTGGTGGCAGGCATTGGCGGCCTCATTGGCGGCTTGGGGGGCATCACCATGGGGCTGAAGGAAGGCATGAAAGCCGCGCTCAAAGAAATCGGCAAGGCCGGCGTTCATCAGAGCATCGGGCAAACCCTGAAAGCCGCCTCCATCATGGCCAAGCAGGCGATGATGACGGCGATGCAAAATCTGGCCAACCCGCTCATCAGCAAACTGGGAGGTGCCCTGGGCAAGCAGATGCTGGAAAACAGCATGAAGGAGATGGTGAAGAGCACCATGAAGGAGCTCACCAAACAGGGCATCGACAGCCTGACGGAAGTGGTGGTCAAGGAGGCTCTCAAGGCCACTTACAAGGCCTGTGTGTCCGCTTTCAAGGCCACCGCGATTTGGGGCATTCAGATGGCCGCGACGCAGGGGCTGGTCAAGGGCATCAGCAAGATCACCGAAGGGGTCGTGAAGCTGGAGATTCAGGACCTGATGAAGCAGGCGGCCGATGCCATGAAAGAAGCGGAGCTGGCCGAAGCGGCAGCCAAGGCGTTGGAAGCCATGATCACCCTGCTCAAGAAGACGATCGAAGATCTGCAAGCCCAGCTGGAAGAGATGCTCAACTCCGCAATGGAGACCATGTCCATCCTTTTCCAGGCCATCGATGACAGTGCTCAGACGATGACTCAACTCCACCAGACCCAGGCGGCCTGA